In the genome of Rhodamnia argentea isolate NSW1041297 unplaced genomic scaffold, ASM2092103v1 Rarg_v2.18, whole genome shotgun sequence, one region contains:
- the LOC125313365 gene encoding uncharacterized protein LOC125313365 isoform X1 has protein sequence MISRSRMRQRGALRQFTLSTGKSAGRNSSGRITVFHRGGGSKRLQRRIDLKRSTSSMGIVERIEYEPNRSSRIAPVRWIEGVSPRKLNTIEEFAPPPKILEPTTTTIRGLFSFSSLPGKDDKIKVALCLCFFKSFTLLLISQGLGAWALTWCPLCFPFVDLMDFILSTMDGLPLSFGGNGSGGTSSSKGLDFDLNLPPQTDPEPAPPEPSSEEEESRRERELRASKEYKAVERHNEKRDRGIKEIGQRAKEIAQERGFSPGKCDAVEDAANYVALQAEDLEEKKQLPFLKRTKGSLNNWNSYTWREILDHVKKWRPGD, from the exons ATGATTTCGAGATCGAGAATGAGACAAAGGGGAGCACTTAGACAATTCACTTTGAGTACAGGGAAGTCTGCTGGTAGGAATTCTTCAGGGCGTATTACGGTTTTTCACCGAGGGGGTGGATCGAAGCGATTGCAGCGAAGAATTGATCTGAAACGAAGCACTTCGTCTATGGGCATTGTAGAAAGGATAGAATATGAGCCTAATCGTTCTTCTCGGATCGCTCCAGTACGATGGATTGAGGGGGTCAGCCCGAGGAAATTGAACACGATAGAGGAGTTCGCTCCGCCGCCTAAGATCCTCGAACCTACCACGACCACCATCCGCGGCCTATTTTCGTTCTCTTCCCTGCCCGGAAAGGATGATAAAATAAAGGTAGCTCTCTGTCTTTGCTTTTTTAAATCTTTCACGCTATTGTTGATAAGTCAAGGCCTTGGGGCCTGGGCCTTGACTTGGTGCCCCCTATGCTTTCCATTTGTGGACTTGATGGATTTTATCCTTTCAACCATGGATGGACTTCCTCTTTCCTTCGGAGGAAATGGGAGTGGTGGTACTAGCTCATCGAAGGGGTTAGATTTTGATCTCAATTTGC CCCCTCAAACAGATCCGGAACCCGCGCCCCCTGAACCATCctcggaggaggaagaaagtCGAAGGGAACGGGAGCTTCGGGCCTCAAAAGAATATAAAGCTGTCGAAAGGCACAACGAGAAGCGTGACAGAGGCATCAAAGAGATCGGCCAACGAGCGAAGGAAATCGCTCAGGAGAGGGGATTTAGCCCCGGCAAATGCGATGCGGTGGAAGACGCCGCAAACTATGTGGCCTTGCAGGCCGAAGacttagaagaaaagaaacagctCCCCTTTCTTAAGAGGACAAAAGGGAGCCTAAATAACTGGAACAGTTACACCTGGCGTGAGATCTTAGATCATGTCAAAAAATGGCGACCAGGAGACTAA
- the LOC125313365 gene encoding uncharacterized protein LOC125313365 isoform X2: MISRSRMRQRGALRQFTLSTGKSAGRNSSGRITVFHRGGGSKRLQRRIDLKRSTSSMGIVERIEYEPNRSSRIAPVRWIEGVSPRKLNTIEEFAPPPKILEPTTTTIRGLFSFSSLPGKDDKIKVALCLCFFKSFTLLLISQGLGAWALTWCPLCFPFVDLMDFILSTMDGLPLSFGGNGSGGTSSSKGLDFDLNLPPQTDPEPAPPEPSSEEEESRRERELRASKEYKAVERHNEKRDRGIKEIGQRAKEIAQERGFSPGKCDAVEDAANYVALQAEDLEEKKQLPFLKRTKGSLNNWNSYTWREILDHVKKWRPGD, encoded by the exons ATGATTTCGAGATCGAGAATGAGACAAAGGGGAGCACTTAGACAATTCACTTTGAGTACAGGGAAGTCTGCTGGTAGGAATTCTTCAGGGCGTATTACGGTTTTTCACCGAGGGGGTGGATCGAAGCGATTGCAGCGAAGAATTGATCTGAAACGAAGCACTTCGTCTATGGGCATTGTAGAAAGGATAGAATATGAGCCTAATCGTTCTTCTCGGATCGCTCCAGTACGATGGATTGAGGGGGTCAGCCCGAGGAAATTGAACACGATAGAGGAGTTCGCTCCGCCGCCTAAGATCCTCGAACCTACCACGACCACCATCCGCGGCCTATTTTCGTTCTCTTCCCTGCCCGGAAAGGATGATAAAATAAAGGTAGCTCTCTGTCTTTGCTTTTTTAAATCTTTCACGCTATTGTTGATAAGTCAAGGCCTTGGGGCCTGGGCCTTGACTTGGTGCCCCCTATGCTTTCCATTTGTGGACTTGATGGATTTTATCCTTTCAACCATGGATGGACTTCCTCTTTCCTTCGGAGGAAATGGGAGTGGTGGTACTAGCTCATCGAAGGGGTTAGATTTTGATCTCAATTTGCCCCCTCAAACAG ATCCGGAACCCGCGCCCCCTGAACCATCctcggaggaggaagaaagtCGAAGGGAACGGGAGCTTCGGGCCTCAAAAGAATATAAAGCTGTCGAAAGGCACAACGAGAAGCGTGACAGAGGCATCAAAGAGATCGGCCAACGAGCGAAGGAAATCGCTCAGGAGAGGGGATTTAGCCCCGGCAAATGCGATGCGGTGGAAGACGCCGCAAACTATGTGGCCTTGCAGGCCGAAGacttagaagaaaagaaacagctCCCCTTTCTTAAGAGGACAAAAGGGAGCCTAAATAACTGGAACAGTTACACCTGGCGTGAGATCTTAGATCATGTCAAAAAATGGCGACCAGGAGACTAA